The Athene noctua chromosome 25, bAthNoc1.hap1.1, whole genome shotgun sequence region agacagggacagggaccacCGCAGCCAGGTGCCAGGCTCACAGGGCACAGAGGGGGATGCTGGGGTCCCACTAGCCACGGGGCATGTGGGCACAGGGCAAGTCCCTGCTAGtgttggggggacatggggacatggggacacagggacagggggacacagggacagcgGGACAGGGTGACGTGGGGACACGAGGCAGGGGGATATAAGGACATGGGGACATGAGAACACAAAGACAGGGACATCGGGACAGGGGGATACGAGGACATGAAgacagggggacagggggacacagggacagggggacatgaggacatggggacaggggggctgCAAGGCTCAAGAGACACACGGGGAGATGAGGCACGTGGCACGGGGACGTGGCACACACGAGCACGGGGACGTCAGCGGGGTGGCACGGGGACAACACGGACACAGGGACCCGCAGGCAGGGGGCTGGGTGCagatgtggggtgcagggggtgaaAATGTGGGGTGCGGGGTTGGGTGTGTGtatggggtgcaggggggtgcggggaggggtGCAGatgtggggtgcagtgggggtgcaggggggcgcagggggggtgCAGCTGTGGGGTGCTGTTGGGTGcaggggggttcaggggggtgCAGctgtggggtgcgggggggctccgggcggtacctgccggggcggggggggctcctggTAGCTGGGCAGGATCTTGAGGACGACGCTGCCGCTGGCCTGGCGCAGGGAGTCCTGCAGCGCGCGGGGGTCGCTGCCCACCGCCCGCCCGTTCACCTCCCGGATGACGTCCCCCACGTGCAGCAGCCCCTGCTGCGCCACCATCCCCCCGTGCAGGATGCGGGCGATCACCAGCTCCCCCCGCTCCACCCGGAACGTCACCccctggggggggcacacacgcGGTCCTGCCTCAGCCCCAGAGGCTGGGGTCCCCCACACAGCACCCTCCGGGCGCCCCCACAACcaccccagcgccccccagtGCCTCCAGCACCCCCCAACACCGCCAGcacccctcagcacccccaaacgccccccaacgccccccagcacccctcagcacccccaaacgccccccagcacccctcagcaccctccagcacccccccgcacccccctagcgcccccagcaccccccaacacCCTGaatgtccccagcaccccccaacacTCCTAGCCCCCCTCAAAGACCCCATCACCCCCTGCAATGTCCTGAATGTGCTCAGCACCCCCCAACAATCCCAGCACCCCCCAATGCCTCAagaaccccccaaaacctccaGCACCCCTCAATGCCCTggatgtccccagcacccccaaacacccccagcacccccaaacatcccagcacccccaaacacTCCCAGCACCTCCCAACACCCACAGCACCCCCCAATACCCTGaatgtccccagcacccccaaacatcccagcacccccaaacacTCCCAGCACCTCCCAACACCCACAGCACCCCCCAATACCCTGaatgtccccagcacccccaaacatCCCAGCACCCCCAAACATCCCAGCACCCCCCAGTACCCTGaatgtccccagcaccccccaacgCTCCCAGTACCCCCAATGTCCTGaatgtccccagcacccccaaacacccccagcacccccaaacaccctgaatgtccccagcacccccaaacacTCCCAGCAACCCCCAGTACCCTGaatgtccccagcacccccaaacacccccagcacccccaaacatcccagcaccccccaacgcccccagcacccccaaacatCCCAGCACCCCCAACGCTCCCAGTACCCCCAATGTCCTGaatgtccccagcacccccaaacatcccagcaccccccaacacccccagcacccccaaacacTCCCAGCAACTCCCAGTACCCTGAATGTCNNNNNNNNNNNNNNNNNNNNNNNNNNNNNNNNNNNNNNNNNNNNNNNNNNNNNNNNNNNNNNNNNNNNNNNNNNNNNNNNNNNNNNNNNNNNNNNNNNNNNNNNNNNNNNNNNNNNNNNNNNNNNNNNNNNNNNNNNNNNNNNNNNNNNNNNNNNNNNNNNNNNNNNNNNNNNNNNNNNNNNNNNNNNNNNNNNNNNNNNACCCCTCACGGGGGGCCAGGGACCCCCGGCCCAGAGGGCACCCACGCACCTCGtgtgtgtgtccgtccccccccccaaccttttTTCTCAGAGCCGTAGGACCAGTCGTTGTCGTTGATGTCGTCGTTGTCCTCCTGGTCGCTCTCAGACTTGTTCATGTTGTTGCTGCTCGCGATCctgcgcggggaggggggaaggtcaAGGACCCACAGCCAGGATCCGCCCCgcaccctccccagccctgccatgcTCCCCCCCAGACAAGGGTCCCCAGGAGCCACTAAGTGGGGGGACAGAGGAGTCAGGATTCCCGGTTTGTTGCTGCACGAAGGCAGGAAGCAGCGGGTTAGAGCAAGAGGAGCTGCAGGTGGGACTCCAGGGTTAGGGGGCAAGGGCGTGCACCCCCACAATGAAAAACAAGGAGGGGGGAGAGCCTGGATGCCCAGTGTCCACCCCAGGCTCACCAGCGCCAAGATGGGGGTGTCCAAACCCTCCGCACCCCCCACCGAGACCCAACCTCAGCCACcccttgtgcctcagtttccccgcaCGGGGGAGAACCACCAGAGCCCCCAGCTcagctgttttttggggggggggggacacacacacgcgctCACCTCCGGTTGGCGATGCGGCTGCTGTTGCGGCCCATGCCCAGGCACTTCTCCAGGTGGGGGGCGAAGCGGGAGGCGGCGATGCTGCGGCTGCAGTTGGGGCACACGCACTCCTTGTTCTTCCACTGGTTGTAGACCTGCCCGAAGATGTCCACGCCGGGCTGGTCCACGATctctgcaggggggggggggggcacacgcaTCAGCACACCCCCCCCATCCAGCTGgctgtgcccccccagctctggtGCTTTGCTTTGGGGGGGACGGACACGGTTCTTGGGCCACTGGTCGTTTTTCAGACCCTCAGCTTGGCTTTGGGGGCCTCAAACCAGCGGCAGCACAGTGGGGGGCGCTGGGACATGTCCCCAGGTCTGGGACACGTCCAGCCATCACCAAGGCACCAACCCCAccgcccccgagccccccccagcaccctccccacGCCTCCCAGCACTGTCTCTGATTGTAGGTGGGCACAAGGGACTTGGGGTGCCCCCCCATACACCCCAAAtatgcccgcccccccccaaggGGCAGTGGGTTTTGCTGCATCACCCTCTCTTGAAGGGGGGGCAGAGGGGTCTCTCCTACCTGCACCCACCCAGCCACGCTcacccagggcagagccccccgccTTGGCACATTTCTGGGGTTCAAGTTCACCCCAAGGATTTACAAAATGGCTCCTCTGGGCCGGGAGGACACTCTGGGCCAACGCGTGTTTAATCCTCGCGCCCAAATCCTGACGCGTGGGGACGAGCGGCGGCACGGGGAGCACGGTGCCGGCCGTGTCCCCGCTGCCAGCGTCACCCCGTCCCCGagggggggggctcggggcgcTCACCGAAGTCCTTCATGCTGTCGGGGTCCGTGTCGTCCAGGAAGAAGTAGCCACACTTGACGGCCCGGTGGACTTCGAAGCAGAGGCCCAGGCAGGCATCTTCCACCAGGTCCGTGTAGATCTCGTGCGCGATGGCCttgggtcaaaaaaaaaaaaaaaaaaaaagggggtcgGGGGGGTGTTAGGGGTGAGGAGGGGCGTTCTGGGGGGACAGACGGACAgcctggggagcgggggggccaCCCAGCCGGTCCCTGGGGGGGCACTCACCTCCAGTTTGCTGTTATCCAGGCCAGACAAAGACATTTCCTCCATTTTCATTTGCAACTGCTCGCGGAGGAGTCACG contains the following coding sequences:
- the ATXN7L3 gene encoding ataxin-7-like protein 3, encoding MKMEEMSLSGLDNSKLEAIAHEIYTDLVEDACLGLCFEVHRAVKCGYFFLDDTDPDSMKDFEIVDQPGVDIFGQVYNQWKNKECVCPNCSRSIAASRFAPHLEKCLGMGRNSSRIANRRIASSNNMNKSESDQEDNDDINDNDWSYGSEKKGWGGGRTHTRGAWVPSGPGVPGPP